One Gemmatimonadota bacterium genomic window, ACGCCACGCCGAGGAGGCGTAGGTCCATCATCACGACGAGCCCGGCGAACATCACCAGCGAGATGACGTGGATCGTCAACAAGACCGGGAAGGCGTAGAGCGACTCGCGCATGGCGATGCTGCTTGGGAATGCGTCCATCCACTCGAACCAGCTACGCAGGCTCATGGGCTCATCCACACGGCGAGGTGTGGCTCAGCGCCGCCGGTTCGGGCACCGACTACCAGGCTGATGTCAGACGTTAGGCAAACGGTCAAGGCGTGCAGCGTGGTTCCACATCGCGATACACCTCGTGGCAGACATAACACGCTTCTACGACGTCGTTGGTGGCGTCACTCGCGGCTTCTTGATCTTTGGCCCGCGCCGCGACCAACATGACGTCCGCCGCGTCCTTCAGCCCCTGTGTGAACTGGGCCCAATTGGGCTGTGACAACGGCACCGGCCGACCGTTCTCGCAACGGCGTCCGGGGATCGTGATGAGGTTGGCCGCCTCGCCCAAGGCGATCGCCGCGTTCTCGATCATCTGCCATCCCCCGTAGATTCCGGAGAAGCGCGCCGTGGCACCTACCCCCGCGGCCACTGGCGGCGGATTGTCGGGATCGATCGACTGGACGTCGAACAGGATGTTGGAGTTCGTGAACAGGATGCCCCGCATCACCTGCGCAAGGTTGCCCATGGGTTCGGGAGCGGGCAGGCCTGCCGTGCTCGCGCTCGCGCACGCGGCGAGCAACAGTACAAGAGCGGTGCCGACGAATCGCATGGCACACCTTTCGAGGAAGACAGTGGGAAGGCGTTGGAACGCCTCAACAAATCGGCGGCGTCGGTGGTTGTCAATAGCCGCTCGACGACTCCAGCTTATGGGTCCTGCGTTGATGCCGAAAGGCGTTGAGCACTGCCATTTCGGGCGGTGAATGCACCCGCCACACATGTGAGAACCGCGTTGACGCCGAAAGGCGTTGAGCACTAGTCACGGGCCCTGGCGGGCTCACACCAATGCGAGGGGTCCGCTCGCGGTTTGGCAACCGCGTCCGCATCTTGAGCGCATGAGTGCCCCGGACCTCATCACCAGCGTAAACGCGATCGTGTTCTCCTAGTAGTTTCCTAGGCCGATCTGTCGCTCAGCACCTACCCCTTGCTCGCCGTGCAGCCAGGCGCTCGGCGTCACCTGGGGCACCCGTCCCGGACGAGCCCAAGAACATCTTGGTGCCGTCGGTGAACGTCACGTCGCGCCCGTTGGCACGCAGCAGCGAGTGGTCCTTCGCCTGGTATCCATCGACTATGAGCACGGTACCCGGCGACAGGCATTCGCGGGTGAGTCCGCGGCGAAGGAGGACGTTGGGTGTGCCCCCCTCCACCATCCAGACTTCACTCGTGCCGTCTGGCTTCTCGATTTCCAGGTGGATCCACGAGTGTGGGTTCACCCACTCGAGCTTCACGATCTTGCCCTCGAGTCGAACCGGAGCGTCCTTGTCGAACTCCGCACCGAAGGCATGGTGTGCCATGAGCGGAGCTGCCACCAGGCCGAGAGCCAGGGCGCCTATAGTCAACGCGGTGTACGTCTTTCGCATGTGATTACCTCGCATCTGGCTGATTGGGAGGGCCTTCACGTTCTTGTGCTCGCGCACCCCTTAACACGTTGGCGAGCGCGTAGTTCCCCTCGTGGCACGCGTATTCGTACACGAGCCCGTCCAGCGCCTTGAAGGGCACCTCGCCACTAAACGGGCCGCTGAGCATCGTGGGGTCGTCGATGGTGAACTCGTAGTTGATCGTGTGCTCGTCGGCCCGCGTAAACCGCTCTGTGACTTTGATGTTCTCGGACGGATTGAAGGCGGCCGGGGGATAGCCGGCGAGGTTCTGCTCGGGATGGATGTTCGTTGTCTCCACCACGAGGGTGTCACCCTGCCACCGACCCCACGAGTCGCCCATCCATGGACGCATGTGCGCCGGCAGTGGTTCGGGCGTGCCGAGCCGGATGATACGGACGTCATGAACCATTTCGGTCATGATCATCACGTAGTCGGCGGTCTGCACAATCGTGTAGTTGTTGTTGTAGAAATAGTTTGGCAGCATCGGCGGGCCGCCGTTGGAGCCGAATGACATGATGCAGCGCTCGGCGAGCCCTCGACTCTCCGGGTTGTCGTACTCCCCGATGCGTCGCTGGAATGCGAGGCGTTCCTCCGTGCGACGCCGGCCCTCCTCCGATAGAGGCGGCCTGCGGCCGTCGGGCGGATCGACGATCAGCGAGCTGCGGGCCTCCCCGTTGAAGACGGCGATGTCGTCGCCGCCATCGATGTAGAAGAAATTGTACCCCCCCACTGCACCACCACCCGCGTCGAAGAGGAGATTCCCTGTGAACTCGCCACCCACGGGGGGCAGGCCGCGATCGGGATCACTGTCTGCCAGCTGTTCCCGGATGAAGTCCTGCTGGCCGCTCTCGAGCGCGGCGACCTGCTCCGGAGTCAGCACGGGCCCCACTCCAGCTGGACGCAGCATCGGTGTCATGGTCGCGTTGGACCAGCTCCCCTGCAGGTCCGGGTGACCATCCGCGGTGCGCGGCACGACCCACTTGTCGTTCCTTTGCTGCGCCTCCATGGCCACTGGCGTCACCGCCGCCATCGAGACGACCGCGAGCAGCATAAGCGGTACGAATCGCCCGAGGCCCATCATTCTCCTATCTGCCGATGGGATTCTTGCGGAGATGTCCATAGATGAGCTCCTCTACGAACTCGACGCACTTGAACTGACCGAGTCGCGCGTCCGCGTTGATATGGCGGTACAGTGGCAAGCTGATGGTCCACGGGCGAGAGAACGTGTTCGGGTCTTCCAACGTCGCTTCGTAAAGCAGGTGGTCGGGGCCGGTCATGGTGTACCGCTCGACCACTTTTAGTGACGCGCTGAAGTGGTTGCCCGCCCGGTCCAACCAGGCCTGACCATTGAAGCCGGTGGCCTCGACCACGAAGACGTCGCCTTCCCACCGGCCGACAGACTGGCCCATCCACGTGTCGATCTGGGCTGGGCCCGGGTCCTCGAGATAGATGTCTCTCACGGCACCGGCGTATTCGTACACCATGAAGACCTTGCTCTCGCTCTGGAAGATCTGGAACGGGAACGGCATGTACGTCGCCCTAGGCACGCCGGGCAGATAGCACTTGATCTCCGGATCACGATCGAGCCAGTTCTCGCGGTTCTCATTCCGTAGAGTGAGCGCCGCGGGCAGGTAGGGGATCTCACCCCCGACGACGATGCCATTGCCTGAGGGGACCGAACCAACTGCGCCGAAAGCCACGATCTCGTGCCTGGGTACGGGAACGACCGGGCCTGGCTGCATCGCTAGCGCGGCGCGTGCGGTGTGGGGCTCGATGTCCCAGTGGGCGTTACCAAGCGCCTGCCAGATGCCGTTGATGTCAGGATTGCCAGAGGCAAGCCTCGGGATATCGCTGCGCTGGGCTCGAACCGCGGCTGGCACAAAGGCGGCCACGGCGAGGACGCAGATGACCGCTGAGCCCAGACGTGGCATCCGCGATCGGCTGACGCACGAATTCAAGTCACGCCTCCCGAGTCTGTAGTTGGAACGTACCGAAAGAATGTGCGGCGCGCCGCGGCATCTAGCCAGGGTGGCTGCAAATCATGACCTAGCGGGGGGGGGCAGCCAACTCTTCCGCGCGCCTGCCCATCCATTACCATTGCCGCGATGAACTACGCCTGTCGAATTTCCGCATCCAACAGCACATGACCGAAACGAAGAGCCTGGACATAGAAGTCATCTCTAGGGCTCCCCACTCCTGCAGATCACGTGCCCTCGAACTCGCAAAGCGCGAAGCAGTCACAGCCGAGGGCACGGAGTCGGTCCGCGCCTCCGAGGTCGGGCAGATCGATGACGAAGCAGGCCTCGACGACGGTGCCACCCACTCCTCGGATCAGCTCGACCGCTGCCGATGCGGTGCCTCCCGTGGCGATCAGGTCGTCAACGAGCAGGACGTCGTCTCCCTCCGAGATCGCGTGCGCGTGCATCTCAATGCGGTCGGTCCCGTATTCGAGCTGGTAGTCCGCGCCAACAACTTCACCCGGCAGCTTACCGGCTTTGCGAATGGGGATGAAACCGACCCCCAACTGATAGGCGACGGCGCTGCCGAAGATGAACCCCCGAGCCTCGATCCCCGCGACGAGGTCGATGCCTGCACCGGTATACCGCTGCACCATGCTGTCCACCGCCGTACGCAACCCGCGAGCATTCTCCAGGAGCCCGGTGACGTCTCGGAAGAGAATCCCATCGTGAGGGTAATCCGGGACGGTGCGGATGTAGGACTTGATCGAGCCTTGCGGCGGTTCGGGCGGGCGTGGCATCACATGCTCTTCGTCGCGTGATGCCGATGATCGTGACGGCCCTGATGAAAGACCACGTGCACGAGGCTGCCGCTCACGAAGGCCTGGTAGTACTCGACGCCGGTTCCGTGCTGGCCGCCGTCCAGGCCTGCGGCGAGCAGGTACCCGATCAGGGTCGCGAGCACGATCGTCGCGACGCCCGCAACGCCGGCCCACGTGCCGTGCCGAGGCCGGATGAGCCACCAAATGACCAGGCTGACCGGGATGCGGTGCAGGATCACGGCCAACCCGAACGCCAAACCGACCGTGCCTCCGGACCCGAAGGCGGCTCCTTCCAGAAGCGCGTGCAGCGCCAGACCGGAGAGCCCAACGATGATGGCGAAGTTGTCTGTGTGCGCCTCGAACGCGTGTGACGCCCGTTCGCACAGGTTGGGCAGGAGTAGGCCTGCCACCATGACCAGAGGCAGGAGGAGGCTACGATCTTCCCACGCGAACGGCACGATCTGCCACGCCACGAGCAGCGGTACCGCCAGATAGACGAAACCGTCAACCAGGCGTACGGCTTTGGGGTGTCCGTGGAGGCCGCCATAAAGCGCCGGCCCGATCGCTGGTGCCGCGAGTGCGGCGACGAGGAACAGCATGCGAGAAGATGGCCAGGATGAGCGCCGGCTGCGAGGCCTCCCGACCGGAACGCGTGGGCCCCTGCGGGGGAGTTAGGCTTGGTAAGAGAGGCTGCGAAGCGGCGTAACGGAATGAGGGTGAACCTCGAGAGATCGGAGCAGATTGCAGTGAATCTTCCTAGAGTAGATCGTCGCCTCCTGATGACGGCCGTGGCATTCCTCTTGGTCGGATGCACGAACGCGGAGGGTCCGCCGGTGTCTGCGACCGTCATCATCGAGGCATCGGTATCGGCAGAGGAGCCGCTCATTCTCACGGTGTCCACGAGTTTCGACGTCGTAACGAGTGGGGAGATCGTCTACACAAACCTCGACTCGATCACGATCACCGGGAACTACAACGAGCAGTTCGCTCTCAATTCTGAAGCGCGCTTCACAGCGAAGCTTCTGAACGAGCACAGCACCGAGGAACCGGTGCGGCTCTCGGTCCTGATCGACGGGGGTACGGAGTACGACGAGATCGTTGTGCTCGGACAAGGTGGCTTTCTGCAGTATGTGTACCGCTTTCAGGCTTTGGTGGGTTTCTGACGGGGTGATCGGAACAGCGTGGTGGGCCGCTCGCCACTCCCGTTCGATCGTGCCCGGTGGCTTCGACGTCACGTCCAGAGCCAGGCTGGTGATCCCGTCCAGGCTCAGAATCTGATCCCGCCTCTCGGACATCAGTCGGGAAGGCGATTCCACCGGCGTCGATCTGGCTCCGTAGATCGGCGTGCTCCACAAGACCGGGTTCGAGCTCGTGGGGGATGGCTCGGAAGGGCCCTTGCGCCCGGCGGGATGTTGTCCAAATTTAGGCACGCCTAAATTACGGGAGCCGCCTCCGGCGCTGGCTCCGTCCACCCAAGTCCGACATCCGTATGGTCAATCCCGCTCTCGCACTCTCTGTCTTCGCGCTGCTGGTCGCGGTCCTCGCGCTCGTCTTCTGGCCGCGACGGGGCGTGTACGCGCGATTCGCACACGTGGCGCTACTAACCGAGCGTGTTCGCCTCGAGGACGCGCTCAAGCACGTGTACACGTGGGAGCAAGCCGGCCGAGTCAGCACTCTCGAGAGCCTTGCTGGGCGTCTCGATATCTCGCGGGCGAGGGCCGCCACGCTGCTGAAGCGCCTCACTGAGCTGGGTCTGATCCGCACTGATGATGAAGGTCCCGCGCTATCTGAGGATGGACGCGAGCAGGCGCTGCGCCTCGTCCGCACACACCGTCTTTGGGAGCGTTACCTCGCGGACCGGACTGGTGTGCCCGCGACCGAGTGGCACGATGAGGCCGAGCGCGTGGAGCACAGCCTCTCCGCAGAGCAGGCGGAAGCGCTCTCGGCTCGGCTCGGACACCCGCGCTGGGACCCACACGGCGACCCGATTCCGACACCGAGTGGTGACTTGCCGGAAGTCGAGCGGCTGAGCCTCGCGGGAGCGCTCGCCGGGCGTACGGTCGAAGTAGTGCACCTCGAGGACGAACCGCGAGAGATCTTCGACGCGTTGCTCACCCAGGGTCTCAATCTCGGCGTGCGGCTCTCCGTCGTGGCACGCGACGACCGACGCGTGCGTATCGCCAGCGGGGGTCGCGAGTGGTCGGTCGATCTCGTCGATGCCCGCAACGTGACCGTGCGCGTGCTCGCCGAGGGCGAGAGGGCCAAGGG contains:
- a CDS encoding cytochrome c translates to MRFVGTALVLLLAACASASTAGLPAPEPMGNLAQVMRGILFTNSNILFDVQSIDPDNPPPVAAGVGATARFSGIYGGWQMIENAAIALGEAANLITIPGRRCENGRPVPLSQPNWAQFTQGLKDAADVMLVAARAKDQEAASDATNDVVEACYVCHEVYRDVEPRCTP
- a CDS encoding adenine phosphoribosyltransferase, with the protein product MPRPPEPPQGSIKSYIRTVPDYPHDGILFRDVTGLLENARGLRTAVDSMVQRYTGAGIDLVAGIEARGFIFGSAVAYQLGVGFIPIRKAGKLPGEVVGADYQLEYGTDRIEMHAHAISEGDDVLLVDDLIATGGTASAAVELIRGVGGTVVEACFVIDLPDLGGADRLRALGCDCFALCEFEGT
- a CDS encoding metal-dependent transcriptional regulator, with the translated sequence MVNPALALSVFALLVAVLALVFWPRRGVYARFAHVALLTERVRLEDALKHVYTWEQAGRVSTLESLAGRLDISRARAATLLKRLTELGLIRTDDEGPALSEDGREQALRLVRTHRLWERYLADRTGVPATEWHDEAERVEHSLSAEQAEALSARLGHPRWDPHGDPIPTPSGDLPEVERLSLAGALAGRTVEVVHLEDEPREIFDALLTQGLNLGVRLSVVARDDRRVRIASGGREWSVDLVDARNVTVRVLAEGERAKGPSETLADLAPGEVGRVLDLSPACRGQQRRRLLDLGVVKGTEITAEMTSAAGDPVAYLIRGALIALRRGQAEWVLIERVETAAEVAS